One window from the genome of Bradyrhizobium xenonodulans encodes:
- a CDS encoding quinone-dependent dihydroorotate dehydrogenase produces MIRAFDAFSLPVLRWLDPEDAHRLAIQGLRFLPPVKPRPDDPKLAVRAFGLNFPNPIGMAAGFDKSAEVPDALLRLGFGFVEIGSVTPKPQSGNPRPRLFRLERDEAVINRMGFNNDGADVALRRLAARAQHGGIVGVNVGANKDSPDRVGDYVKLIETFAPVASYFTVNVSSPNTPGLRNLQEGALLDDLLARVIDAREHVRQKAGDTPVLLKIAPDLSLAQLDDVVQVARSRRVDGMIVSNTTIARPSTLREETRAKEQGGLSGRPLFRLSTRMVAETYVRVEGAFPLIGVGGVDSGGAALTKIRAGASLIQLYSSLVYKGLGLVDEIKRDLTSTLLRTGRDSLSEIVGADAATLTAEDWPGM; encoded by the coding sequence GTGATCCGGGCTTTCGACGCCTTCTCGCTGCCGGTGCTGCGCTGGCTCGATCCGGAGGACGCGCATCGCCTGGCCATCCAGGGCCTGCGCTTCCTGCCGCCGGTCAAGCCGCGCCCTGACGATCCCAAGCTCGCGGTGCGCGCCTTCGGGCTCAACTTTCCCAATCCGATCGGCATGGCCGCGGGCTTCGACAAGAGCGCCGAGGTGCCGGATGCGCTGCTGCGGCTCGGCTTCGGTTTCGTCGAGATCGGCTCGGTGACGCCGAAGCCGCAGAGCGGCAATCCGCGGCCGCGGCTGTTTCGGCTCGAGCGCGACGAGGCCGTCATCAACCGCATGGGCTTCAACAACGACGGCGCCGACGTCGCGCTGCGCCGGCTCGCCGCGCGCGCCCAGCACGGCGGCATCGTCGGCGTCAATGTCGGCGCCAACAAGGATTCACCGGATCGCGTCGGCGATTACGTCAAGCTGATCGAGACTTTTGCGCCGGTGGCGAGCTATTTCACCGTCAACGTCTCGTCGCCGAATACGCCGGGCCTGCGCAATCTGCAGGAAGGTGCGCTGCTCGACGATCTCCTCGCACGCGTGATCGACGCGCGCGAGCATGTCAGGCAGAAGGCCGGCGACACGCCGGTGCTGCTCAAGATCGCGCCGGACTTGAGCCTCGCCCAGCTCGACGACGTCGTGCAGGTCGCACGTTCGCGCCGGGTCGACGGCATGATCGTGTCGAACACGACCATCGCGCGGCCGAGCACGCTGCGCGAGGAGACGCGCGCCAAGGAGCAGGGCGGCCTGTCCGGCCGTCCGCTGTTCCGCCTGTCGACGCGCATGGTCGCGGAGACCTATGTGCGCGTCGAGGGCGCATTCCCGCTGATCGGTGTCGGCGGGGTGGACTCCGGCGGCGCCGCGCTGACGAAAATTCGTGCCGGTGCGAGCCTGATCCAGCTCTATTCGTCGCTGGTCTACAAGGGCCTCGGCCTCGTCGACGAGATCAAGCGCGACCTCACCTCGACGCTGCTCCGCACGGGGCGCGATTCGCTGTCCGAGATCGTCGGCGCGGATGCGGCGACGCTGACGGCGGAAGACTGGCCGGGGATGTAG
- a CDS encoding DUF952 domain-containing protein yields the protein MVKIYKICPASAWREAERQGVYRGSADDSRDGFIHFSTASQVPETLRKHYSGQRALFLVEVDGDALGSELRWERSRNDELFPHLYGELDLGAVIAVTNLNMRSDGGHDVPELLP from the coding sequence GTGGTCAAGATCTACAAAATCTGTCCGGCCTCGGCCTGGCGCGAGGCGGAACGGCAGGGTGTTTACCGGGGCAGCGCGGACGATTCGCGCGACGGTTTCATCCATTTCTCGACCGCGTCCCAGGTTCCCGAGACCTTGCGCAAGCATTATTCCGGGCAGCGCGCGCTGTTCCTGGTCGAGGTCGACGGCGATGCGCTCGGCAGCGAATTGCGCTGGGAGCGCTCGCGCAATGACGAGCTGTTTCCACACCTCTACGGCGAGCTCGATCTCGGCGCGGTGATCGCGGTGACGAATCTCAACATGCGCTCCGATGGCGGCCACGACGTTCCGGAGCTCCTGCCGTGA
- a CDS encoding S24 family peptidase, with protein sequence MVRQAKAQRMLTHGQIWAALDRLAAHAGLSPSGLAKRAGLDPTTFNKSKRITADGRERWPSTESIAKALAAAGSSMDSFARLVDDDSGDSHSVPLLGLAQAGTSGAFDESGFPSGKGWTEFMLPAAEDSHSFALEISSDALAPVYREGDVILVSPGAPIRKGDRVVVKSKAGEVTIATLKRRTAKALELQSLDASAAERTTASSEVGWIARIVWASQ encoded by the coding sequence ATGGTCAGACAGGCCAAAGCGCAGAGGATGCTGACTCACGGCCAGATCTGGGCCGCGCTGGATCGGCTGGCGGCGCACGCCGGCCTGTCGCCGTCGGGCCTTGCCAAGCGCGCCGGGCTCGATCCCACCACCTTCAACAAGTCCAAGCGCATCACCGCCGACGGCCGCGAGCGCTGGCCCTCGACCGAATCGATCGCGAAAGCGCTGGCGGCGGCCGGCTCCTCGATGGACAGTTTTGCCAGACTGGTCGACGACGATTCCGGCGACAGCCACTCCGTGCCGCTGCTCGGGCTCGCACAGGCCGGCACCAGCGGCGCTTTCGACGAATCCGGCTTTCCGTCCGGCAAGGGCTGGACCGAATTCATGCTTCCAGCCGCCGAGGACAGCCACAGTTTCGCGCTGGAGATCTCCAGCGATGCGCTTGCGCCGGTCTATCGCGAGGGCGACGTCATCCTGGTCTCGCCCGGCGCGCCGATCCGCAAAGGCGATCGCGTGGTGGTGAAGAGCAAGGCGGGTGAAGTGACGATTGCGACGTTGAAGCGCCGCACCGCGAAAGCGCTGGAGTTGCAGTCGCTCGATGCGTCGGCGGCCGAGCGCACGACGGCGTCGAGCGAGGTCGGCTGGATCGCGCGGATCGTGTGGGCGAGCCAGTAA
- a CDS encoding aquaporin, with protein sequence MDALSAVRDIGGRDGQPSLARSLVAEALGTAFLLIAIVGSGILGERLAAGNAALALLANALATGAALYALIVWLAPLSGAHFNPLVTLVLALRGDIAPRAAGFYVPTQLAGAIAGVVIADAMFDMPLYTLSSHSRSGPSQWLSEFLVTFGLIGMVWTCSRLRPTALAGVVAAYIGGGFWFTATDFANPAVALARALTDTFSGIRPVDVPGFLAAEMLGALTAVLLFRWLVPDTR encoded by the coding sequence GTGGATGCGCTGAGCGCGGTGCGTGATATCGGCGGTCGCGACGGCCAGCCGTCGCTCGCGCGATCGCTGGTGGCGGAGGCGCTTGGCACCGCGTTTTTGCTCATTGCGATCGTCGGCTCCGGCATTCTCGGTGAACGGCTGGCAGCAGGCAATGCCGCCCTGGCGCTGCTCGCCAATGCGCTGGCGACCGGCGCCGCGCTCTATGCCCTGATCGTGTGGCTAGCGCCTTTGTCGGGCGCTCATTTCAATCCGCTTGTGACGCTGGTGCTGGCGCTGCGCGGTGATATCGCACCGCGCGCCGCCGGATTCTACGTGCCGACCCAGCTGGCCGGTGCCATTGCCGGCGTTGTCATCGCCGATGCGATGTTCGACATGCCGCTCTACACGCTGTCATCCCATTCCCGCAGCGGCCCATCGCAATGGTTGAGCGAGTTCCTGGTCACGTTCGGCCTGATCGGAATGGTGTGGACCTGCTCGCGTCTGCGGCCGACCGCGCTTGCGGGCGTGGTGGCGGCCTATATTGGCGGCGGCTTCTGGTTCACGGCGACCGATTTCGCCAACCCGGCCGTCGCGCTCGCGCGTGCGCTGACCGATACGTTCTCCGGAATTCGTCCGGTGGACGTGCCGGGCTTCCTCGCCGCGGAGATGCTGGGCGCCCTGACGGCCGTGTTGCTGTTTCGGTGGCTCGTGCCCGATACGCGCTGA
- a CDS encoding DUF3237 domain-containing protein has protein sequence MSDPRVKSVGDLVASHLFDIVVDLDPRLNFGAGPVGQRVLFGAAKGSFEGPRLRGDVLRGGGDWALFRADGAMTLDVRLSLRTHDGELIYMTYGGRWVTPQNLRADMADPARRTLIDPAGYYFRTNPLFETGSQTYSWLNDIVCVGKGYLVEGAVAYKIFEVL, from the coding sequence ATGAGCGATCCCCGCGTCAAATCCGTCGGCGACCTCGTGGCCAGCCACCTGTTCGACATCGTCGTCGATCTCGATCCGCGGCTTAATTTCGGAGCGGGTCCGGTCGGGCAGCGCGTCTTGTTCGGCGCGGCCAAGGGCTCGTTCGAAGGGCCGCGCCTGCGCGGCGACGTGCTCAGGGGCGGTGGCGACTGGGCCTTGTTTCGCGCCGACGGCGCGATGACGCTGGATGTGCGGCTGTCGCTGCGCACGCATGACGGCGAGCTGATCTACATGACCTATGGCGGCCGCTGGGTGACGCCGCAGAATTTGCGCGCCGACATGGCCGATCCTGCGCGGCGCACTCTGATCGATCCTGCCGGATATTATTTCCGAACCAACCCGCTGTTCGAAACAGGCTCGCAAACCTATTCCTGGCTCAACGACATCGTCTGCGTCGGCAAGGGCTATCTCGTCGAAGGCGCCGTGGCCTACAAGATATTCGAAGTGCTGTGA
- a CDS encoding ester cyclase, producing the protein MNGERMFELAEELAIAKSRQDVAAALKVLHPDMVLETPAFGTRAQGLAENERILTRFFTSFPDYNVTLEGHANSSDTLVCWGTARMTMTGDRFGGVPNGRRAELPVFITFAFRDDKIAHERFVFDLSELCAQSGISTDAARRKLFGGALQAASFAGATLTTTSRSTRS; encoded by the coding sequence ATGAACGGCGAGCGCATGTTCGAGCTGGCGGAGGAGCTGGCGATCGCGAAAAGCCGACAGGACGTCGCTGCGGCGCTGAAGGTCCTGCATCCGGACATGGTGCTGGAAACGCCGGCGTTCGGCACCAGAGCCCAGGGGCTCGCTGAAAACGAGCGCATCCTGACGCGCTTCTTCACGTCCTTTCCCGATTACAACGTCACCCTGGAAGGCCACGCCAATTCCAGCGACACGCTGGTCTGCTGGGGCACCGCCCGGATGACGATGACGGGCGATCGCTTCGGCGGCGTGCCGAACGGCCGTCGCGCCGAGCTGCCGGTGTTCATCACTTTCGCCTTTCGCGACGACAAGATCGCGCATGAGCGCTTCGTCTTCGACCTCTCGGAACTCTGCGCCCAGTCCGGCATCTCGACCGATGCGGCGAGGCGAAAGCTGTTCGGCGGTGCCTTGCAGGCAGCGTCATTCGCCGGCGCAACTCTGACCACGACATCAAGGAGCACCAGATCATGA
- a CDS encoding TetR/AcrR family transcriptional regulator has protein sequence MRAKEPPKSRREEYSEATRQALLDAGRQAFAANGFQAAGMEAISRAARVTRGAFYHHFEDKKALFDAVVVAMQRDAAARIEAAARNERKVWDRLSAGIEAYLDACEEPDYARIVIQEAQAVLGEPRYREIEETYPTALLIATLRALKRDGELDADDVDLLSRMIDAMICKIGLLLPYTDDPGKLRRNGQKIVAAVLETFRRKV, from the coding sequence ATGCGGGCGAAGGAACCTCCGAAAAGTCGTCGGGAAGAGTACAGCGAGGCCACACGGCAGGCGCTGCTCGATGCCGGCCGCCAGGCGTTTGCGGCGAACGGATTTCAGGCCGCCGGCATGGAGGCGATCTCGCGGGCGGCGCGGGTCACGCGCGGCGCGTTCTACCACCACTTCGAGGACAAGAAGGCGCTGTTCGACGCCGTGGTGGTCGCCATGCAGCGCGACGCGGCGGCCAGGATCGAGGCTGCGGCCCGGAATGAGCGCAAGGTTTGGGATCGTCTCAGCGCCGGCATCGAAGCCTATCTCGATGCCTGCGAAGAGCCGGACTATGCACGCATCGTGATCCAGGAAGCGCAGGCCGTGCTCGGCGAACCGCGTTATCGCGAAATCGAGGAGACCTATCCGACCGCGCTCCTGATCGCGACACTGCGTGCACTGAAGCGCGACGGCGAGCTCGACGCGGACGACGTCGATCTGCTCAGCCGGATGATCGACGCCATGATCTGCAAGATCGGGCTGTTGTTGCCATACACAGACGATCCCGGGAAGCTGCGCAGGAACGGACAGAAGATCGTCGCGGCCGTGCTGGAGACCTTTCGCCGGAAGGTGTGA